From one Rhineura floridana isolate rRhiFlo1 chromosome 4, rRhiFlo1.hap2, whole genome shotgun sequence genomic stretch:
- the LOC133384415 gene encoding uncharacterized protein LOC133384415 — SLGVLFDPSLSLEAQVASVARNAFYHLRLVAQLRPYLDSDDLASVVHALVTSRLDYCNALYVGLPLKTVRKLQLVQNAAARLLTRTNRSAHITPVLARLHWLPICFRARFKVLVLTYKALHGVGPQYLVERLSRYEPTRSLRSVSKALLRVPTHQDARRTVTRSRAFSVVAPELWNSLPEEIRLAPTVLSFRRQVKTWLYSQAF; from the coding sequence agtttgggggtcctttttgacccttccttgtcgctcgaggctcaagtggcctcggtggcacggaatgcgttttaccacctgcgcttagtagcccaactacgcccctatctggacagtgatgatctcgcctcggttgttcacgctctggtaacttctagactggattactgtaacgcgctgtacgtagggctgcccttgaagactgttcggaaacttcagctagtgcaaaatgcggcagccaggctgttgacgaggaccaatcggtctgcgcatataacacctgtcctggctcgcttgcactggctacctatttgtttccgagctagattcaaggtgctggtgttgacctataaagccttacacggtgtgggaccgcaataccttgtggaacgcctctcccgctatgaacctacccgttcacttcgttcagtatctaaggccctcctccgggtaccaacacaccaggatgcccggaggactgttactagatctagggccttttctgtggtggcccccgaattatggaacagcttaccggaggaaatacgcctggcgcccacggttctttcttttaggcgccaggttaagacctggctatactcccaggcattttaa